The following are encoded in a window of Trichocoleus sp. FACHB-46 genomic DNA:
- a CDS encoding S-layer homology domain-containing protein: MHRLLSAISLVVLLQGLQLVVQAQSVPETPPLGEPVEVIAPVADPIAAVVAAGLMTKDSNGDFRGTDLLSRAELASILVKTFQLNQRAAAKQGEPVPVDDVSPNYWGYKDIQTVLKTKTMTGYRGRLFYPNQKITRAEALAIFAQAYGVYQFPDATVEAILARYPDSQNIPAWARKAMATALNEGFVNVERNRINPLQPITRGDLAYALSQYLARQTRPDSTPAQETPTPQ; the protein is encoded by the coding sequence ATGCACCGCTTACTCAGCGCCATTTCTTTAGTGGTATTGCTACAAGGCTTGCAATTGGTAGTGCAAGCGCAATCTGTACCTGAGACACCACCCTTGGGTGAACCTGTAGAAGTGATCGCCCCTGTCGCTGATCCGATCGCAGCGGTGGTTGCGGCTGGCTTGATGACAAAAGATAGTAACGGGGATTTTCGTGGAACTGATTTGCTCAGTCGCGCCGAGTTGGCTTCTATCTTAGTCAAAACGTTTCAGTTGAATCAGCGAGCGGCGGCTAAGCAAGGTGAGCCAGTGCCCGTAGATGATGTATCGCCTAACTACTGGGGCTATAAAGACATCCAAACGGTGCTGAAAACAAAGACCATGACAGGCTATCGCGGTCGTTTGTTCTATCCCAACCAGAAAATAACTAGAGCCGAAGCCCTGGCAATTTTTGCTCAAGCCTATGGCGTGTATCAGTTCCCAGATGCGACCGTAGAAGCGATTTTGGCTCGCTATCCTGACTCCCAAAACATTCCTGCGTGGGCACGTAAGGCAATGGCAACGGCGCTGAATGAAGGCTTTGTCAATGTGGAAAGGAACCGCATTAATCCGCTCCAGCCAATCACGCGAGGTGACTTGGCTTATGCCTTGAGCCAATATTTAGCGCGGCAAACGAGACCTGATTCTACCCCTGCTCAGGAAACTCCAACACCTCAATAA
- a CDS encoding DUF790 family protein encodes MLPTELLIHRYSGEEIIPKRLKLEATNVAIASELISLFRDVVGQTQGKLNRQLQELEGDTPDYRMKRGLAHLLKSAMCTFEIISPLEPQQLRERVFAFAANTLPSPQATPQTLNRLADSLSKELEREVFPDQIRAGLYADLAENRILTQFEEPTPEALLHRYNLSQVQGVFYKASHIILNVHRNDPGEYKLLFRYLKLFQLMTYIEGDADHGFTITIDGPASLFKVSTRYGLDIAKLIPAMLHVTKWNLKATLQTRDFYTNEPKLRHFSLKDDCGLVTHYPPGKPYDSMLEASFADRWDSLKSEWKLEREVDLIPIPGSVMIPDFRLVHPDGRTFLLEIVGYWRPEYLRKKFSQVRQSGCDNLILAISERLNLEKAGVKVQDTPAKIIWFKDKLAPKAVLAAIADSN; translated from the coding sequence ATGTTACCCACCGAGCTGCTGATTCACCGTTACAGTGGGGAGGAGATCATCCCGAAACGCCTGAAACTTGAGGCGACAAATGTAGCGATCGCCTCTGAGCTAATTTCTCTTTTTCGAGATGTTGTTGGGCAGACGCAGGGAAAACTGAATCGGCAACTGCAAGAACTCGAAGGAGACACCCCCGATTACCGGATGAAGCGGGGTTTGGCGCATTTGCTCAAGAGTGCCATGTGTACCTTTGAGATCATCAGCCCTCTAGAACCGCAGCAGTTGCGAGAACGAGTTTTTGCCTTTGCTGCGAATACGCTGCCTAGTCCGCAGGCGACTCCTCAAACATTGAATCGGTTGGCAGATTCGTTGAGCAAAGAACTAGAGCGAGAAGTCTTCCCAGACCAAATCCGCGCGGGCTTGTATGCCGACTTGGCAGAGAACCGCATCCTCACCCAATTTGAAGAACCTACGCCAGAAGCGTTGCTGCATCGCTACAACTTGTCACAAGTGCAAGGTGTATTCTACAAAGCCAGCCATATTATCTTGAATGTACATCGCAACGATCCGGGTGAATACAAGCTGCTATTTCGCTACCTGAAGCTGTTTCAACTGATGACCTACATTGAAGGTGATGCGGATCATGGCTTTACGATCACGATTGATGGGCCTGCAAGTTTGTTCAAAGTCAGTACCCGCTACGGCTTGGATATCGCTAAACTCATTCCAGCCATGCTGCATGTAACGAAGTGGAACCTGAAAGCCACCTTGCAAACCCGTGACTTTTACACGAATGAACCCAAATTGCGCCACTTCAGCCTCAAAGACGACTGCGGATTGGTGACTCATTATCCTCCCGGCAAGCCCTACGACAGCATGTTGGAAGCTTCCTTTGCCGATCGCTGGGATTCTTTGAAATCTGAGTGGAAATTGGAACGAGAAGTCGATCTAATCCCGATTCCGGGCAGTGTGATGATTCCCGACTTTCGCTTGGTACATCCTGACGGTCGGACGTTTCTGCTCGAAATCGTGGGTTATTGGCGACCAGAATATCTCCGCAAGAAATTCTCCCAAGTGCGCCAATCGGGTTGCGACAACTTAATTTTGGCGATTTCCGAGCGCTTAAACCTGGAAAAAGCAGGCGTAAAGGTACAAGATACACCTGCAAAAATTATTTGGTTTAAGGATAAATTGGCTCCCAAAGCGGTGTTGGCGGCGATCGCTGACTCAAACTAA
- a CDS encoding DEAD/DEAH box helicase has translation MARTPTLSFDRGTLILHPPPKGKAWIEFATWDDRVERFRIPAIHYRELVEALQADGTAFEDQARIFAPLPLVASVEMQPYPHQSEALAAWIEAGRQGVVVLPTAAGKTYLAQMAMQATPRHTLIVVPTLDLMHQWYAHLMAAFPDVEIGLLGGGSRDRTPILVSTYDSAAINAESLGNQYALLIFDECHHLPSDFNRVIAEFAIAPYRLGLTATPERADGRHTDLETLVGPEVYRRTPEELSGTALANHEVVQIKVKLSAQERDRYDELIKTRNQFLQDVNIRLGSMQGWQRFVQASARSQAGRRAMLAHRESKEIALGTEGKLRVLADLLSQHYPERILIFTNDNATVYRISQNFLIPALTHQTPVKERHEILDRFRNGTYKTLVTSHVLNEGVDVPEASVAVILSGTGSQREFIQRLGRVLRRSKEGEKLAMLYEVVAEQTSEENTSDRRRSTTAPTTAKFKPKPAQQPRQLEIVPSNPTSSPYEISAHVTHRAADSPLQWGGDHPETPET, from the coding sequence ATGGCTCGCACTCCTACGCTCTCATTTGATCGGGGTACATTGATTCTGCATCCACCACCGAAAGGTAAAGCGTGGATTGAGTTTGCCACCTGGGACGACCGGGTAGAACGCTTCCGAATTCCTGCAATTCATTACCGAGAGCTAGTCGAAGCGCTGCAAGCGGACGGCACCGCTTTTGAAGACCAAGCGCGGATTTTTGCGCCATTGCCTTTGGTGGCGAGTGTGGAGATGCAACCCTATCCTCACCAAAGCGAGGCGCTAGCGGCCTGGATAGAAGCGGGACGACAAGGCGTGGTGGTTCTGCCCACGGCAGCGGGGAAGACGTACTTAGCGCAAATGGCGATGCAAGCGACACCTCGCCACACGCTGATTGTGGTGCCCACTTTAGATTTGATGCATCAGTGGTACGCGCACCTGATGGCTGCCTTTCCAGATGTAGAGATTGGTTTGCTAGGGGGAGGCTCCCGCGATCGCACCCCCATTCTTGTCTCGACTTACGACAGCGCCGCGATCAATGCAGAATCCTTGGGCAACCAGTATGCGTTGCTGATTTTTGATGAATGTCATCACTTACCCAGTGACTTCAACCGGGTGATTGCTGAGTTCGCGATCGCCCCTTACCGTTTGGGACTCACGGCTACTCCAGAACGCGCCGATGGTAGACATACCGACTTAGAAACTCTAGTAGGGCCAGAAGTCTACCGCCGCACGCCTGAAGAGCTGTCGGGAACGGCACTGGCGAATCATGAAGTGGTGCAGATTAAGGTGAAACTCTCGGCCCAAGAGCGCGATCGCTACGATGAGTTGATCAAAACTCGCAATCAGTTTTTGCAGGATGTGAATATCCGTTTGGGAAGTATGCAGGGATGGCAGCGGTTTGTGCAGGCGAGTGCGCGATCGCAGGCAGGGCGAAGAGCGATGTTAGCCCATCGAGAGTCGAAGGAGATCGCCTTAGGCACAGAAGGAAAGCTCCGAGTCTTAGCCGATCTGTTGTCGCAGCACTACCCGGAACGTATTCTGATTTTTACCAACGACAATGCGACGGTTTATCGGATCTCGCAAAACTTCTTAATTCCGGCGCTGACTCACCAAACTCCGGTGAAAGAACGCCACGAAATTCTAGACCGCTTTCGCAACGGTACTTACAAAACTCTGGTGACATCTCACGTACTCAACGAAGGCGTAGATGTGCCAGAAGCTAGTGTCGCGGTCATTCTCTCTGGTACTGGCTCACAGCGAGAATTCATTCAGCGCTTAGGACGTGTACTCCGGCGCAGCAAAGAAGGCGAGAAATTAGCCATGCTGTATGAAGTGGTGGCAGAGCAAACCAGCGAAGAAAATACCTCCGATCGCCGTCGTTCTACTACTGCCCCGACTACTGCGAAATTCAAGCCCAAACCTGCACAGCAACCCCGACAATTAGAAATTGTCCCCTCGAATCCTACCTCTAGCCCTTACGAGATAAGCGCCCATGTTACCCACCGAGCTGCTGATTCACCGTTACAGTGGGGAGGAGATCATCCCGAAACGCCTGAAACTTGA
- a CDS encoding YidH family protein, translated as MTQKPTVDRQREHQANERTFLAWLRTSIALIGFGFAIARFGLFLQQLQITLTQQSARVHPFLNSSNLGLSLVILGIATILIAGWHYNQVFWQIERGDYRPSRWLVWVMTIAVAVLGSLSIPLVLWRNFNTPVPPHNSDRPNLTKPIE; from the coding sequence ATGACTCAAAAACCAACAGTCGATCGCCAACGCGAACACCAAGCCAATGAGCGGACTTTTCTGGCTTGGCTACGAACCTCGATTGCGCTGATTGGCTTTGGCTTTGCGATCGCTCGTTTCGGGCTATTTTTGCAGCAACTGCAAATCACTTTGACGCAACAGAGCGCGCGAGTGCATCCGTTTTTGAACTCGTCAAACTTAGGATTGAGTTTGGTGATTCTGGGAATTGCCACCATCTTGATCGCGGGTTGGCACTACAACCAGGTGTTTTGGCAAATCGAGCGAGGAGATTATCGTCCCAGTCGATGGCTTGTTTGGGTGATGACGATTGCTGTGGCTGTTTTAGGGTCGCTTAGCATTCCTTTGGTTCTGTGGAGAAATTTCAATACGCCTGTTCCTCCCCACAACAGCGATCGCCCGAATCTCACTAAACCTATAGAATGA
- a CDS encoding pentapeptide repeat-containing protein, with protein MDTQEFLQQYAAGERNFSRVNLVHVCLTNAKLVGAHLTGAHLVGADLRGVDLTNAHLEQAKLNQACLADAEMIEVCLISAEMVGADLSGADLTKANLSGADLRGVKLGGADLKGANLSKTDLRGADLRGADLSGADLQEAQLEGADLDGAYLESADLRGAAIAGTTLKGTGLASTRMPDGSVHA; from the coding sequence ATGGATACTCAAGAATTTTTGCAGCAATATGCAGCAGGAGAACGCAACTTTAGCAGGGTTAACCTAGTGCATGTGTGCTTAACAAATGCCAAGTTGGTTGGGGCGCATTTAACTGGAGCGCACTTGGTTGGCGCAGACTTACGAGGCGTGGATTTGACCAATGCCCACTTGGAGCAAGCAAAACTGAATCAGGCTTGCTTGGCCGATGCGGAAATGATCGAGGTCTGTCTGATTAGCGCCGAAATGGTTGGAGCTGACCTCAGCGGAGCCGATTTAACCAAAGCCAATTTAAGCGGTGCTGACCTGCGGGGAGTCAAGCTGGGAGGAGCTGACTTAAAGGGCGCTAACTTAAGTAAGACAGACCTCCGGGGAGCCGATCTTAGGGGGGCAGACCTGAGTGGTGCAGATTTACAGGAAGCCCAACTAGAGGGGGCCGACCTAGATGGAGCGTACCTAGAATCAGCAGACTTACGGGGAGCCGCGATCGCAGGTACAACTCTAAAAGGCACAGGATTGGCTAGCACCCGCATGCCCGATGGCAGCGTTCATGCCTAA
- a CDS encoding B12-binding domain-containing radical SAM protein — protein sequence MKALLLYPRFPQSFWSYDRFMEIAGLKAAIPPLGIITVAALLPQDWDIRFYDRNVKVETEADWEWCDIVILSAMLVQKPDFHALIQKAVQLGKKVAVGGPYPTSVPQDALDSGAHYLILDEGEMTVPQFLTAIAQGESQGIFRSLEKPDVSLSPPPRFDLLQLDAYFMMAIQFSRGCPFNCEFCDIITLYGRKPRTKEPQQALAELQALYDLGWRGSLFIVDDNFIGNQRNVKRFLRELIPWMQEHNYPFTFMTEASVNLAEDDELLQMMGEAGFYAVFLGIETPDQDSLQVTRKMQNTRNPLIEACRKINDAGMLIYAGFILGFDGERTGAGERIQAFVEQTNIPQPMLGILQALPNTALWNRLQQEQRLVAGTGVTDVGDQNTLMNFVPTRPIAEIAKEYVEGFWTLYEPTNYLRRSFQQCLNITPPSGRKQMMQFTPGRGLRLVSQLIWHQGIRRPEIRGQFWRQLWAIARNKPQTLAMYLGLCAAGEHFWEYRALARQRITEQLGYDPTITPVVPEAQPTLVRL from the coding sequence ATGAAAGCATTACTGCTCTATCCTCGGTTTCCTCAGTCTTTTTGGTCGTACGATCGCTTTATGGAAATAGCTGGACTCAAAGCGGCTATTCCCCCCTTAGGAATTATTACAGTTGCAGCGCTTTTACCTCAAGATTGGGATATTCGGTTTTACGATCGCAACGTCAAAGTTGAAACCGAGGCGGACTGGGAATGGTGTGACATAGTTATTCTCTCCGCCATGCTGGTGCAAAAACCAGACTTCCACGCCCTGATTCAAAAAGCAGTGCAATTGGGCAAGAAAGTAGCTGTGGGCGGGCCTTACCCTACATCAGTGCCACAAGATGCCCTAGACTCCGGAGCACATTATCTGATCCTGGATGAAGGAGAGATGACGGTGCCGCAGTTTTTGACGGCGATCGCCCAAGGGGAATCTCAAGGTATCTTTCGTTCTCTCGAAAAACCAGATGTTAGCTTAAGCCCGCCGCCCCGCTTTGATTTGCTGCAACTAGATGCCTATTTCATGATGGCGATCCAGTTTTCGCGGGGGTGCCCCTTTAATTGCGAGTTTTGTGACATCATCACGCTCTACGGTCGTAAACCCCGCACCAAAGAACCTCAGCAAGCTTTAGCCGAGTTGCAAGCGCTGTACGACCTAGGTTGGCGAGGCTCGCTTTTTATTGTGGATGACAACTTTATTGGCAATCAGCGCAACGTCAAACGCTTTTTACGAGAGTTGATTCCCTGGATGCAGGAACACAACTATCCCTTCACCTTTATGACTGAAGCGTCCGTCAATCTGGCAGAAGATGACGAGCTGCTACAGATGATGGGAGAAGCGGGATTCTACGCAGTCTTCCTCGGCATTGAAACGCCGGATCAAGACAGTCTCCAGGTAACGCGCAAGATGCAGAATACTCGTAACCCGCTGATCGAGGCTTGCCGCAAAATCAATGACGCAGGGATGCTGATCTATGCTGGCTTTATTCTGGGTTTTGACGGAGAGCGCACAGGCGCGGGAGAACGAATTCAAGCCTTTGTAGAACAAACCAATATCCCTCAACCCATGCTGGGGATTCTGCAAGCGCTGCCCAACACGGCCCTCTGGAATCGGCTGCAACAAGAGCAACGTTTGGTCGCAGGTACGGGCGTGACGGATGTCGGCGACCAGAATACTTTAATGAATTTCGTTCCCACTCGACCAATCGCGGAGATTGCCAAAGAGTATGTAGAAGGTTTTTGGACCTTGTATGAACCGACTAACTACTTGAGGCGGTCTTTTCAGCAATGCCTCAACATTACGCCTCCCTCAGGCCGCAAGCAGATGATGCAGTTTACGCCGGGTAGAGGATTAAGGCTGGTAAGTCAGTTAATCTGGCACCAAGGAATACGACGACCCGAAATTCGCGGGCAGTTTTGGCGACAGTTATGGGCGATCGCACGAAACAAGCCCCAAACTCTGGCAATGTATCTGGGCTTATGCGCCGCTGGGGAGCATTTTTGGGAATATCGGGCTTTAGCGAGACAACGCATTACTGAGCAGTTGGGCTACGACCCCACGATCACTCCTGTGGTACCGGAAGCCCAACCTACTTTGGTCAGGCTATGA
- a CDS encoding M28 family peptidase produces MANELGSPSCDRGRRIMRKRQWILVALFLLTVLLGIVAGQNWLGRSPAYLAVNHFRKDTALSEQLSQFSPSAPDSSAAPSISQVNAPTVDSKRLFAHVQALAFERHSESDRLQAREYILKALEQAGWQPYLQVFSSGVNVVAERAGTDPQAGSILVAAHFDTVVGSPGADDNATGVATTLEVAQLLGSRSTPRTLRITFFDQEERGLLGSFAFTSDANLPQDLQGVIIPEMLGYACYEPGCQKYPVGLPFQPKTSQGDFLAAIGDQEHLPLLEAFHQPAKPGQPAVITLPIPLRGLLTPDLLRSDHAPFWQKGIGAVVITDTANFRTPHYHQPSDTPDKIDQKFFAGSAQVVVNAVSALLEGRHSLATSSNS; encoded by the coding sequence ATGGCAAACGAGCTAGGATCACCAAGTTGCGATCGCGGCAGGCGAATTATGCGGAAGCGGCAATGGATTTTGGTTGCGCTCTTTTTGTTGACAGTGCTGCTGGGGATAGTGGCAGGGCAAAACTGGCTTGGGCGATCGCCTGCTTATCTAGCTGTGAATCACTTCCGCAAGGATACAGCCCTATCTGAGCAGTTGTCCCAATTTTCACCGTCAGCGCCCGACTCTAGCGCCGCTCCTTCAATTTCCCAAGTTAATGCTCCTACGGTCGATTCCAAGCGGCTGTTTGCCCATGTGCAGGCTTTGGCCTTTGAGCGGCACAGTGAGAGCGATCGCCTGCAAGCGAGAGAATATATTCTGAAAGCTTTGGAGCAAGCAGGCTGGCAACCTTACCTGCAAGTGTTTAGTAGTGGGGTGAATGTGGTGGCTGAGCGAGCGGGGACTGACCCACAAGCAGGCAGCATTCTCGTGGCCGCTCACTTTGATACGGTGGTGGGGTCTCCTGGAGCTGATGATAATGCGACCGGAGTCGCAACCACGCTGGAGGTAGCTCAGCTACTCGGTTCGCGATCGACTCCCCGCACCTTAAGAATTACTTTTTTTGACCAAGAAGAGCGGGGTTTGCTAGGCAGCTTTGCCTTTACCTCCGATGCCAACCTGCCACAAGATTTGCAAGGCGTGATTATCCCGGAAATGCTGGGATATGCCTGCTACGAGCCGGGATGTCAAAAGTATCCAGTTGGTTTACCTTTCCAACCGAAGACGAGCCAAGGAGATTTTTTAGCAGCGATCGGCGATCAAGAACATTTACCACTCCTAGAAGCTTTCCATCAGCCTGCAAAACCTGGACAACCCGCGGTGATTACTTTGCCGATTCCACTGCGAGGTTTGTTGACTCCAGATTTGCTCCGCAGCGATCACGCTCCGTTTTGGCAAAAAGGGATTGGTGCAGTAGTAATTACAGATACAGCAAATTTTCGCACGCCTCACTACCATCAGCCCAGTGATACCCCAGACAAGATTGACCAGAAATTCTTTGCAGGGTCTGCTCAGGTTGTGGTTAATGCAGTGAGTGCCCTGCTGGAAGGACGTCATAGCTTAGCAACCTCAAGCAACTCATAG
- a CDS encoding SPFH domain-containing protein, producing MGIFDKIKGEFVDIVEWLDQSNDTIAYRFQRHNNEIKMGAKLTVRPGQKAVFVNEGQIADTFSPGLYELTTQNLPVLSTLRGWKYGFNSPFKAEVYFFNTKIFTNLKWGTPNAITIRDPELGPVRLRAFGSYNIRVADPAQLIRQLVSTDGLFQVDEVSDQIRNMIITAFATWFGRGNIALFDFASRYGEMGETIRAGMQPEVQQFGLELTQLLIENVSLPPEVETALDKRASMGILGNMQQYAQFQAANAVEASANNPGGGNQALDFGVGLAMGQQLISNLQGGQAAPPAPVAPPAALTTPPPPPVQIQWFVSRGGQNLGPFTPEQLPQNGLTTQTHVWRSGMESWKLAAEVPELATVLASIPPAPPVS from the coding sequence GTGGGCATTTTTGACAAGATTAAAGGCGAATTTGTCGATATCGTTGAGTGGCTCGATCAAAGCAACGATACGATCGCCTATCGGTTTCAGCGCCACAACAACGAAATTAAGATGGGGGCTAAGCTGACGGTACGACCTGGGCAGAAGGCTGTATTTGTCAACGAAGGCCAAATTGCGGATACCTTCAGCCCTGGCCTTTACGAATTAACGACACAAAATTTACCTGTTCTCAGCACCCTACGCGGCTGGAAGTACGGGTTTAACTCTCCCTTCAAGGCAGAAGTTTACTTTTTCAACACCAAGATTTTCACCAATTTGAAGTGGGGCACACCCAACGCCATTACGATTCGCGATCCAGAATTAGGTCCAGTTCGTCTGCGGGCCTTTGGCAGCTACAACATCCGAGTGGCAGACCCGGCTCAACTGATTCGCCAGCTCGTAAGTACAGATGGCCTGTTTCAGGTGGATGAAGTCAGCGATCAAATCCGCAACATGATCATCACGGCCTTTGCCACCTGGTTTGGCCGAGGCAACATTGCCTTGTTTGATTTTGCTTCTCGCTACGGGGAGATGGGCGAAACCATCCGGGCTGGGATGCAGCCAGAGGTGCAGCAATTTGGGCTAGAACTCACTCAGTTACTAATTGAGAACGTCTCGCTACCCCCTGAAGTCGAGACTGCCCTGGATAAACGGGCTTCGATGGGTATTTTAGGCAACATGCAGCAATATGCTCAGTTCCAAGCAGCTAACGCGGTTGAGGCCTCGGCTAACAATCCAGGGGGCGGCAATCAAGCACTGGATTTTGGCGTGGGTTTGGCGATGGGGCAGCAGCTCATCTCTAATCTTCAAGGTGGACAAGCGGCACCGCCTGCACCTGTAGCACCTCCCGCTGCGCTTACAACACCCCCTCCACCACCTGTCCAAATTCAGTGGTTTGTTTCGCGGGGTGGCCAGAATCTGGGGCCATTTACGCCAGAGCAACTACCTCAAAATGGCTTAACGACTCAAACTCACGTATGGCGATCGGGGATGGAAAGTTGGAAGTTGGCAGCAGAAGTGCCTGAGCTAGCCACAGTTCTGGCTTCGATCCCACCTGCGCCTCCGGTGAGCTAA